In the Larimichthys crocea isolate SSNF chromosome XXI, L_crocea_2.0, whole genome shotgun sequence genome, one interval contains:
- the LOC104940671 gene encoding poly [ADP-ribose] polymerase 6 — protein sequence MEIEQWMESLTDEDSDTEEILCQIHESCATDLYHHPQLETDIEAVRTLYSDSAVSIREYGSIDDVAVDLNINGNILDKELARVWRINPSEPIVIRLHFSLSQYLEGPAPSVEVFQTSNTDHFSVGKQLQNILTVFIAREWKHLTNENIVVRQKRRQSWFRPSGTIKKVRARLSICLPLSKSKELQEPTMKERIFLPVKKLNRFTNHTTSYSIKNPTGELFTYTPSGKRVAVSAVKSPAQLSTKQLIELLFSSQAIGHCKTTPTLQHGFLVQIMRYAEQRILTLNEYCVVCDERHVFQNGRMLKPAVCTRELCFFSFYTLGVMSGVTEEVATGAEVVDLLVAMCRAALQSSRKSIIFEPYPSVVDPCNPKTLAFNPKRKSYDRLQKALDSVLLVRRMAQGPYSEIKKQMDKIDPLAHPLLQWILASNRSHIVKLQLNRQLKFMHTPHQFLLVSGPPSKEARFKTARKLYGSTFAFHGSHIENWHSILRNGLINASYTKLQLHGAAYGKGIYLSPISSISFGYSEMGKGRHQIPTKEELIKKYNHINKIKQEQPGQARFLQNRNLNCIALCEVITSKDLQKHGNIWVCPISDHVCTRFLFVYENGQVGDVHINTQEANIHREICQVIASSSS from the exons ATG GAGATCGAGCAGTGGATGGAAAGCCTAACCGATGAGGACAGTGACACAGAGGAAATCCTGTGTCAAATCCAC GAGAGCTGTGCCACTGACCTGTATCACCACCCTCAGCTGGAAACTGACATAGAGGCAGTCAGGACTTTGTATTCAGACTCTGCCGTCTCTATAAG GGAGTATGGGTCAATTGATGACGTGGCTGTTGACTTAAACATAAATGGCAACATTTTGGAT AAGGAACTGGCCAGGGTCTGGAGGATTAATCCATCAGAGCCAATCGTTATCCGTCTacacttctctctgtctcagtatCTGGAAGGACCTG CACCTTCAGTCGAAGTCTTCCAAACATCCAACACAGATCATTTCAGCGTTGGGAAACAACTACAGAA TATTCTCACAGTCTTCATAGCTCGGGAGTGGAAACATCTGACCAATGAGAACATTGTAGTCCGACAGAAGAGGAGACAAAGCTGGTTCAGGCCAAGCGGAACCATCAAGAAAGTTCGTGCAAGACTCAGCATCTGCCTTCCCCTATCAAA GTCCAAAGAGCTCCAGGAACCTACCATGAAAGAAAGGATCTTTTTACCAGTGAAGAAGCTGAACCGTTTTACGAATCATACAACTTCATACAGCATCAAGAATCCCACAGGAGAACTCTTCACCTACACTCCCAGTGGAAAG AGGGTGGCGGTGTCAGCAGTGAAGTCACCTGCACAGCTTAGTACCAAACAGCTGATAGAGCTGCTTTTCTCCTCTCAGGCCATCGGGCACTGTAAAACCACACCAACACTGCAGCATGGCTTCTTGGTACAG ATAATGAGGTATGCTGAGCAGAGAATCCTCACGCTGAATGAATACTGTGTTGTCTGTGATGAGCGACACGTCTTTCAAAATGGCCGTATGTTAAAG cCAGCAGTTTGCACCAGGGagctctgtttcttttccttttatacACTGGGGGTCATGTCAGGAGTTACAGAAGAAGTTGCCACCGGTGCAGAG GTagttgacctgctggtggccaTGTGCAGAGCTGCCCTTCAGTCTTCACGCAAGAGCATCATATTTGAACCGTACCCTTCTGTTGTTGATCCGTGCAACCCAAAAACCCTGGCCTTTAATCCTAAG AGAAAGAGTTACGACAGGCTGCAAAAAGCTCTGGACAGTGTCTTGTTAGTCAGGAGGATGGCACAG GGTCCTTATTCTGAGATAAAGAAGCAGATGGACAAAATAGACCCTCTGGCTCATCCTTTATTACAATG GATTTTAGCAAGCAACAGATCACACATTGTCAAGCTTCAACTGAACAGG CAACTTAAGTTCATGCACACGCCACATCAGTTCCTGTTGGTCAGCGGCCCTCCATCCAAAGAAGCTCGTTTTAAAACTGCCAGGAAACTTTATGGCAGCACCTTTGCTTTCCA tgGTTCCCACATTGAAAACTGGCACTCTATTTTGAGAAACGGGCTGattaatgcctcttatacaaAACTGCAG ctTCATGGAGCTGCATATGGGAAAGGCATCTATCTGAGTCCTATCTCAAGCATATCATTTGGATATTCGG AGATGGGTAAAGGGCGACACCAAATACCTACCAAAGAAGAACTCATAAAGAAATACAACCatataaacaaaatcaaacag GAACAGCCAGGGCAAGCCAGGTTTCTGCAAAACAGGAACCTCAACTGCATTGCTCTCTGTGAAG TGATAACTTCAAAAGACCTTCAAAAACATGGGAACATTTGGGTGTGTCCAATATCCGACCACGTGTGCACACGTTTCCTCTTTGT GTATGAGAATGGCCAAGTGGGAGATGTCCACATCAACACTCAGGAAGCAAACATCCACAGGGAAATTTGTCAAGTTATTGCTTCAAGTTCAAGTTAA
- the pkmb gene encoding pyruvate kinase M1/2b: MSKSKDMGSSIIHTQQLHAAMADTFIEHMCLLDIDSEPAVSRNTGIVCTIGPASRSVDMAKEMIKAGMNIARMNFSHGTHEYHAETIKNVRDATESFGPGSAEYRPVAIALDTKGPEIRTGLIKGSGTAEVELRKGETIKLTLDDQYMDRCDEKVLWLDYKNITKVVQAGSHIYIDDGLVSLKVKDIGNDYLMCEIENGGMLGSKKGVNLPGAAVDLPALSEKDLKDLQFGVEQGVDMVFASFIRKAADVQAVRKALGEKGKDIKIISKLENHEGVRKFDEILEASDGIMVARGDLGIEIPTEKVFIAQKMMTGRCNRIGKPIICATQMLESMTKKPRPTRAEANDVANAVLDGNDCIMLSGETAKGDYPLEAVRTQHMIAREAEAAMFHRQMFEELRRTSHLTRDPTETVAIGAVEASFKCCASGIIVLTKSGRSAHMLSRYRPRAPIIAVTRCGQTARQAHLYRGVYPVLYTKPANDVWAEDVDLRVNFALEVGKHRKFFKSGDVAIVVTGWRPGSGYTNTMRVVLVP; encoded by the exons ATGTCGAAGTCAAAGGATATGGGGTCTTCCATCATCCACACCCAGCAGCTGCATGCTGCCATGGCAGACACTTTCATTGAGCACATGTGCCTGCTGGACATCGACTCTGAACCTGCCGTGTCTCGTAACACTGGCATCGTCTGCACAATCG GACCTGCCTCCAGATCTGTGGACATGGCCAAGGAAATGATCAAGGCTGGGATGAACATTGCAAGAATGAACTTCTCTCATGGCACACACGAA TATCATGCCGAGACCATCAAGAATGTCCGTGATGCAACTGAGAGCTTTGGACCTGGATCTGCTGAATACAGACCAGTGGCCATTGCTCTGGACACCAAGGGACCAGAAATCAGAACCGGACTTATCAAGGGC AGTGGCACTGCTGAGGTTGAGCTCAGGAAGGGTGAAACCATCAAGCTCACACTTGATGATCAGTACATGGATAGATGTGATGAGAAAGTTCTGTGGCTCGACTACAAGAACATCACCAAGGTTGTTCAGGCCGGAAGCCACATCTACATTGACGATGGTCTGGTTTCCCTCAAGGTTAAAGATATCG GCAACGACTACCTGATGTGTGAAATTGAGAATGGCGGTATGCTGGGCAGCAAGAAGGGTGTCAACCTGCCCGGAGCTGCTGTCGACCTTCCTGCTTTGTCTGAGAAGGACCTTAAGGACCTGCAGTTTGGTGTGGAGCAGGGTGTTGACATGGTTTTCGCCTCCTTCATCCGTAAGGCTGCTGATGTTCAAGCCGTCAGGAAAGCTCTGGGTGAGAAGGGCAAGGACATCAAGATCATCAGCAAGCTGGAGAACCACGAGGGTGTGCGCAA ATTCGATGAGATCCTGGAGGCTAGTGATGGCATCATGGTTGCCCGTGGTGACCTGGGCATTGAAATCCCAACAGAGAAGGTCTTCATCGCCCAGAAGATGATGACTGGCAGGTGCAACAGGATCGGCAAGCCCATCATCTGTGCCACACAG ATGCTGGAGAGCATGACCAAGAAACCTCGCCCTACTCGCGCTGAGGCCAACGATGTTGCCAACGCCGTGCTGGATGGCAACGACTGCATCATGCTGAGCGGTGAGACCGCCAAGGGAGACTACCCCCTGGAGGCTGTACGCACACAGCACATG attgCCCGTGAAGCCGAGGCAGCCATGTTCCACAGGCAGATGTTCGAGGAGCTTCGTCGCACCTCTCATCTGACCCGTGACCCCACGGAGACAGTCGCCATTGGTGCCGTCGAGGCCTCCTTCAAGTGCTGCGCCAGCGGCATCATCGTGCTCACCAAGTCTGGCAG GTCTGCTCACATGCTGTCGAGGTACAGGCCCCGTGCCCCCATCATTGCGGTGACCCGCTGTGGCCAGACCGCCCGTCAGGCTCACCTGTACCGTGGTGTCTACCCTGTGCTGTACACCAAGCCCGCCAACGATGTCTGGGCCGAGGACGTTGACCTGCGTGTGAACTTTGCCCTGGAAGTTG GCAAGCACCGCAAATTCTTCAAGTCTGGTGATGTGGCCATTGTTGTCACTGGCTGGCGCCCCGGTTCCGGTTACACCAACACTATGAGAGTTGTGCTGGTACCTTGA